The sequence below is a genomic window from Candidatus Saccharibacteria bacterium.
AGGCCGGCGTAGAGGCTACAGCCGAAGCCACCGAAGATCAAGACCAGCCCAAGCCTAAGCGCACTGGTGATCTCGAAGAATCGCTAATTGCTAGTCTAGCCGGTGATGAAAAAGACAAGGCCGCAGAAGAGCCAAAAGAAACTACTGAAGACAAAACAAGTGCAAAATCCGACAAAGCCGAAGAAAAAGCAGAAAAAACCGACAAGCCCAAAACCACCGAAGAAAAGTAGTTTTTGAAACTCCAGTAATCTCGCACCCTAGCCCGCAAACAAAATATTCGAATTTAGCTTAAAAAACAGATTGTAAGTGGTAAGATATAGAAAGGATAAGAAGTATGCAAGATAATTTCCCTAGCCAGTTTGATCGGTTTACTCAAAACGCTAAAAAAAGCTTAGAAAACGCCGGCGCGCTAGCCCTTAGTATGGGCTCGCACTATGTTGGTACCGAACACTTGCTGTTGGGCATTTTGCGCACCAACACATCTTTGGGAGCGCGCATGCTCTCAGACATGGGTGTAAGCTTAGACAAAATCAAGCTCGATACGTTCAGTAGCGTGTCTAGTACCACGCCACAGTTAATTGATTTAAGCGAAACCGCCAAAAAGACCCTGGCTCTGGCTCTGCGAGTGGCTCAGCAGTTTAATCACCCCTATGCTGGCACTGAGCACCTCCTGTACGCGCTGGTTAGCCAAAAAAACTCCCGGGCCAACACAATTTTGCGCGAGATCAGCATTAATCCTAACGATATTCGAGCCGAGGTAGAGAACTATCTAAGCTCACAGACTTACCAACAAGAAGATGGCCGGCCTACTGCTACAACTGGGGCTAAAACCAACACCAAAACCCCAGCGCTTGATCATTTTGCGATTGATTTAACTCAAAAAGCCCGCGACGACAAGCTCGATCCTATGATAGGTCGCGAAAACCAGTTAGAGCGAATGATCTCAATTTTGAATCGCCGTACCAAAAACAATCCGGTTCTAATAGGCGAGCCAGGTGTAGGCAAAACCGCTATTGTTGAAGGGCTGGCCAAGCGAATTGTTGATGAGCAGGTGCCCGACATGCTGTTGGGTAAGCGCATTATGATGCTCGACATGGCTTCTATAATTGCTGGCACCAAATTTCGCGGTGAATTTGAAGAGCGGCTCAAGAAGGTAATCGACGAGGCTACCTCCGACGAAACGGTCGTATTATTTATTGATGAGTTGCATAACGTTGTAGGTGCTGGTTCGGCCGAAGGGGCAATAGACGCTGCCAACATATTAAAGCCGGCTCTAGCTCGGGGCGAGGTTCAAACCATTGGCGCCACCACGCTCGACGAGTATCGTAAATATATCGAGAAAGATAGTGCCTTGGAGCGCCGATTCCAACCGGTGGTTGTGCCCGAGGCCACGCTCGAAGAAACCATTGCGGTACTTGAAGGTTTGCGACCGCGCTACGAAGAGTTTCACCAAGTTAAAATTAGCGATGAGGCTATTAAACAAGCGGCTGAGCTGGCCAAACGCTATATTTCCGACCGGTTCTTGCCCGATAAGGCTATCGACCTAGTCGACGAGGCCTCGGCTCAAGCTCGCATTAAGCGCGGTACCAGCACCAAAAAAGACAAAGGCTTAGATGGCAAGTTAAGTGATGTTATGAGCAAAATCGATGACGCCGTATACAACCAAGATTTCGAATATGCCGCCAAACTCAAGGCCGAGGCCAGTCTGCTCGAGCAAAAGATCAATAAAGCTACTGCTACTCTCAATAAAGCCAGCGTAACAGTTACGGCCGAAGATGTGGCCGCAGTTATTTCTCAGAGCACCGGTATTCCAATTACCAAACTTATTAAGTTCGAAACCGAGGCTTTGCGCAAGCTCGAAGCCAATCTAAAAGCTAATGTGATTGGCCAAGATGAGGCCGTCGAAGCCGTTGCCAAGGCCATTCGCCGCTCGCGCACCGGCATCGCCGACGCCAACCGACCAATCGGTAGCTTCATATTCCTAGGGCCCACAGGCGTGGGTAAAACCGAGCTAGCCCGAGTTTTGGCCGAAGAGTTGTTCCACGATAAAGATGCCATGATTAAGGTCGATATGAGTGAATTCATGGAAAAGCACAATGTGTCTAGGCTGGTGGGCGCACCAGCTGGTTATGTGGGTTACGACGAGGGCGGCCAACTAACCGAAAAAGTTCGGCGCAAACCTTACAGCCTAATTCTGTTCGACGAGATCGAAAAAGCTCACCCCGATGTGTTTAACATGCTGCTGCAGATACTAGAAGATGGCCAGCTGACAGACGCCAAAGGCCGCAAGGTGGATTTTCGCAACACCATCATAATCATGACCAGCAACGTTGGTGCCAAGCAATTACACGAAGAGGCTCGCATTGGTTTTGCTACCGATACCATTGCCGAAGAAAAGAAGCTCGAGAAGTTTCATGAGCACATGCAAAAGACCATTAAGCAAGAGCTAAAGAAAAGTTTCCGACCGGAGTTCTTAAACCGCATCGATCACATTGTGATCTTTAAGGCTCTAAGTAAACTCGACATTCGTAAGATTATAGACCTGCAGCTCAACGACCTGCGAGCTCGCCTAGAATCTAAAGAGGTTAGTGCTAAATTCAGCGAGCCTCTTAAAAAGCTCCTTCTTAAAGAGGGCTACGATGCCGAAAACGGTGCCCGCCCCATGCGCCGAGCGATTCAAAGACTCATCGAAGACCGCATTGCTACCGAGATGATAGAAGGCTTTATTAAGCCGGGCGATACCGTGGCCCTCTCGGCCAAAGGCGACGAAGTCGAACTCAAAGTCGCTGCTGGCGTATAATAGCAAAATGAAAATTTTAATACTGTCGGGCAGCGCTCGGCCAAAATCACACACAGTTGCTCTTGCCAAGGCAGTAGCTAATGAAATTAAGAAACAGGATGGTGAAGTTGAACTAATAGACTTAGCTGAACTCGATTTGCCGCCTGCCAACCCCGAGTTTCACAAGGATCCATTGAAGAATCCTGATCCAAAAGTTGTTGAGCTAGCCAAAAAAGCCAACGAGGCCGATGGCTTTATGCTTTTGAGCCCCGTCTACCACAATTCTTATTCGGGTAAGCTTAAAAACGCCTTAGACAACTTAGCAATTGCACAATTTGCCGGTAAACCCATGGCTTTTGGCGCCCAGGGCGGCAACCGCACAACCCAGCCGATAGATCAGCTAAGGATAGTGGCCCGAGGCTTAAATGCAATCGGTCTTCCTTCGCAAGTCTGTGCGACCGAGGAAGATTTTGAAGAAACCGATAACGGCTTTGAGCTTACTAACAAAAAAATCAAGGAACGTGTAGAGGGAGTAGCTAAAAGGCTTGTAGAAACCACAGAACTGTTTAAGGGCTACAATTAGTGAGACCAACGTCTATAGACCACATAGCAATCTATGTAAGTGATCTAGGTAAAGCTAAGAAGTTTTTTCAAGACCTTGGGCTAGAAGTTGATGGCACGTATGGCGATGAGGTTTTCTTTCGAATTGGCAAACAAAAACTTGCTATATTTAAAGGCAACAACACCGACCAGACGGTCAATCACATTGCGATTAGTGTGGGGGATTTCGAAGAAACTATAGCTCATTTAAACAAGTTAGGGTATAAGGTCTACGACTCTGATATGGTAGATGGTCCCGATGGGATTCACATACAAATTGTAAAGAGATGACATTCGCTTATTGTTCGTATAAATGGATTGTAGTATACTAAAAAAAGTAAACAGGAAGTTATCGTTCGAGACTTGCCGAGAACTACCTTGCCATAGTTCTCGCTTTGCTCGAACAATAGATGCTTATGGCCAAGCCAACCAGTCAATTTGTATGCCAAAATTGCGGCGCCACTTACTCTAAGTGGAGTGGCAAGTGCATGCAGTGCGGTGCGTGGGATAGTTTAGTCGAAGAGGCTATAGCTATGCCAATAGGGGGTAGCAAAACTAGTGCCAAGCCAATTAAGCCAACAAAGCTCAGTGCTGTCGGCAGTCAAAAACAAGCTCGCTTTAGCACCGACCTAAGTGAGGTCGATACGGTTTTGGGTGGCGGCATTGTGCCGGGAAGTTTAATCTTGCTAGCTGGCGACCCAGGTATTGGCAAAAGTACATTGGTGCTACAAGTAGCGGCACATCTGAGTAAAAACAAGTCGGTACTCTATGTGAGCGGCGAGGAGTCGGCCGGCCAAATTAAAATGCGAGCTGATCGCATAAAAGGCATTAAGCCTAACTTTGACTTTGTAAGCAGTACCGATCTCGACTCGGTATTGGCTAGCGTGCAAGCTAGCGATTATGACTTGGTAGTCTTGGATTCCATACAGACCATGAACACTGGCCTGAGCGCTTCGGCAGCTGGTACTGTTAGCCAAATCACCAATGCCGCGGCTGCCATAATGAATGTTGGCAAAAGTACCAATACGAGCTTTGTAATCATTGGCCACGTAACCAAAGAGGGCAACTTGGCCGGACCACGCCTGCTCGAGCATTTAGTGGACACAGTACTGTATCTTGAGGGTGAAAAATACGGAGCCTTCAAAGTACTCAAGTCGGTAAAGAACCGGTTTGGTAGTACTAATGAGGTTGGAATACTGGAGATGACAGACTCGGGTCTAAAAGCCGTAGGTAACCCAAGCCAGCACCTACTGCAAGAGCGTTCACAGGCACCTGGTAGTGCCATATTCGCTACCATGGAGGGCAGCCGACCCCTACTTGTTGAGGTGCAGGCCTTGGTGAGCCCAAGCGTGTTTGGCTACCCCAAACGCTCGGCTGTAGGCATTGATTTAAATAGGCTAAGTTTGTTAGCGGCAGTAGCAACTAAGCGTGGCGGCATCAACTTGAGCACGAGCGACATTTATGTTAACATCGTAGGCGGTCTACGGATTACCGAGCCCGCAATTGATCTGGCAATTATTTTGAGCATTGCTTCGGCAAGTAAAAATGTCATTATAGATTCTAAAACTGTGGTATTTGGCGAAGTGGGTTTAAGCGGCGAAGTCCGTTCTGTCCACATGGCCGACCGTAGGATATCTGAGGCCAAAAAACTTGGCTTTAGCCAGGCCATTGTGCCGCCGCAGATCAGGTCTGTCGGAGCACACAGCGCCAAATCGATCGTCGAGGCGATCAAGCTTATCTCTAAAAAATAACAGAAAGGACTGTCTCCCTGTGATTATATTTATTGCTGTAGCTTTAGCGGTACTCTTGTTTGCTTACCTGGCAGTTAAACTGTTGCAGCTTAAGCCACAAAAACTTGTACTAGTGATAATTGGCTTTGTAACCGGCTCATTAGTGGGCGCGCTATTTTCGGTGCCGCTATCGCGCCTGCCCGATCCTTACGGTAATGTCTTGCCAATAACTGTTACAGCTCTCTCGGCGCTCACTTTTGTGTTTGTGTTCTACTCCCAACACAACAACCTAAGTCAGCTCTTGCCAAAGTTTGGCAAAAAGCAGTCACCAACCGAGGGCGATCAAACAAAAGCCAAAAGCCAAATATTGGTAGACACCAGTGCAATCATTGATGGTCGAATTGCCGACATCACCAAAACTGGCTTTGTACCTGGTAAGCTTTTGGTGCCGCGATTTGTGCTGGCCGAACTGCAAAATATTGCCGACAGCGAGGATTCCATGCGCCGCAGTCGCGGCCGCCGCGGCCTAGAGATGCTTAACATGATGCGGCAAAACCCGAGCGTAGAACTTGATATTGTTGAAGAAGACCCCAAAGATGTTAAGGAGGTTGATCACAAGCTGGTGCACTTGGCTCGGCGCTATGGCACGGACATTTTAACAACCGACTACAATCTTAATAGAGTTGCAACCATCGAATCTGTAAAAGTTTTGAATATTAATGAGCTAGCTAATTCTATCCGCCCCGTGGTCTTGCCGGGCGAAGAAATGCTGGTTAAAGTAGTTCAGCCGGGCAAAGAGAAGAATCAGGGCGTTGGCTACCTACCAGATGGCACCATGATAGTTGTGGAAAACGGCGATAAACTAATAGGCAAAGAGGTTAAGACAGAGGTCACTAGGATATTTCAGACTGTTGCTGGCAAGATGATATTTGCAACCCCCATGAGCGCCAAAAGCCAAGTCAAAAACGGTCAGTCTGGGCAAGCGCCAAAACCGCCAAAGGCTAGCTCCAAAAATCGACCAACAAACAGCCATAAATAATAGCCCAAAAACGGTATAATAAGCTTATGTGGTATTCACATAAGCTACATACTCATAGGTTGCAATCAAGTCCAAAGGCCGCCCGGCGACACATACTCATAAGTTTTGTGTTTATAGCCACAATCTTAATTATTCTATTTATATTGGCTCAGACAGGGTCAATTAATTGGCCGCAGTTTTTGTATTTCTTTGTCTCGAGTGCAATTAATGTGGCTATTGCCTATGTTATTGCGGCCATACTCGCATTGGCATTGGCTTTGGGCATAACTCGTAGCAAGATTTTAGAATCACTTTTTTTACCGATTCTAGATGTTGCCCAAAGCTTTCCGACCTTTGCGCTTATACCGGTGTTACTAGTACTATTTGGTAGGACACGCTGGGTGGTGATAACGTTTTTGGTTGTCACCATAATCTGGCCGATTGTATTTACACTTATAACCGCCATTAAGACTGAACGCCAAGACCTGGCCGATGCCGCTACTATTTACGGAGCCAAGGGCGTAAGCAGGTTTTTGCACTTTCGCTTGCCAGAGATTTTCCCTAGCTTTATTACAGGGTCGATTATTGGCTGGGGGGAGGCCTGGGAAGCATTAATTGGGGCTGAGATTATTGTCCAAATTGCTGGGATTGGGCACTATTTGAATGGTCTGGGCGCAAGCGGGAACGTGCTGACGTTGACATTGGCAATAACTATGTATCTGTTCTTGATATTCATATTCAACCAGGTGATTTGGCTACCACTACTCAACTATAGTTCGAGGTATCAAAATGACTGACCAAATTTTGATAGAGAACATAAGCAAAACATTTACCCAGAACGGCGTAAATAACAAGATTTTGCACAACATAAACCTAAAGGTTCATCCGGGTGAATTTGTTTGTATAGTTGGTGCCTCAGGAGCCGGTAAGTCTACCCTGTTAAAGGTGCTGACGGGTTTAGAAAAGCCGTCGAGTGGAACGATTTTGGGCATGCCCAAGGCTGTTGGCTTTGTATTCCAAAACTTTGCCTTGTTCCCATGGCTCGATGTGGCCAGCAACATTGGCTTTGGCTTAAAAATGCAAGGCCAAAAACCGCAAGTAATTGCCAATATTGCCCATCGCCAGATTGATCGCATGGGCTTGGGTGGTTTTGCTAATGCCCACCCCAAAGAGCTATCGGGTGGCATGAGGCAGCGGGTTGGCATTGCCAGGGCACTGGCGGTGAGCCCCGAAGTTTTGGTGCTCGACGAACCATTTAGTAGCCTCGATGAAATTACGGCTAAAGCTTTACGCCAAGATCTTTTGCAGATATGGCGGGTCGAAAAACCAGCCAAAACAATAATCATGGTAACCCATTTAATAGAAGAGGCCGTGGAGCTGGCCGACACAATTGTGGTAATGGATCATGACCCTGGGCGGATTAAGAAAATAATTTCTAATAACTTAAACAGGCCACGCAACTTACGCAGCTCAGAGGCCTATAGAATTATTGATAATGTAACTAATCTTATTTAACTTTTAGGAATTGTTTGGCCATCAACCCGAGCCTCGGCGGGCCAACTGGGGTTGGTGTATGATCCAGGCCAGCTTACGGAGTTAGTACCGCTCTTGGGATTTCCAGCTGCTGAGCCGCCATTAACAAACAAAAAGGCATTTGTTATTGTCCCGCCGCCTAGCTTGGCCAAGGTGCACGACGGTATGGAGCAACTTAGTTTAAAACCCAATGAGTCACCAGTCGAAGTAACCGAAACCGTGTTGCTGCTAGTGCTATATAGCGCGCTGTCTTCGACAACCGCACTGTAGCTATGGTTGCCAGCTGGCGGGGTATCGGTAATGCTGGTGGTAGTGCTGCCACTAAGTCCTTGAGCGCTCAAGACAGCTCCATCTCGATAGTAGGTTATCTTAGTGGTTGGGTAGCGGCCGCTAGTAACACCAGCAGTAATGGTGAAGGTGGAGCCGGTTGACGGGCTAACCGAAAGTGAAACTTGTGGTTTGGCGTCACCACAATCATGCACATTGTCGTTTTCGGTAGGAATAGCGCCACCACTGTCATACCCCAATGACCGAGCCAGGGCTTGGACTGGTGGGTTCCATCTGTTAAAGGCTGGATCGTTTGGAGATACCTCGGCTGTTATGAGGGCACCCGAGATTTGTCTTTTGGCAGATTCTGGCGTGCAAGATGTAGCCAATTTGCCCGAGATTGTATCGATAGTAGCGCTTTGGGTGTTGTCGGCCTTTGGTATGTTATACCAACTCGGGAAGACATCGGTTCGAGTTTTCTTAGTGGCAGCCGTTGGTGCCTTACCGGTGTTAGCATCGATTGTAATGTCTTTTATGCCGGTAGGCCGGCTGGCGGTTAGCTGTTCAACTGGGTCATTCTTGGTGACAGCCTGCATGTATTGTCGCCAGATAGGTGCCGACACAATACTGGCAGCTTGAGTCATGGGGGAGTTGTTGTTGTTGCCAGCCCAGACGCCTGTTACTACTTTGGGAGTGTAGCCCATGGTCCAGGCGTCACGAAAGTCTTCGGTGGTGCCGGTTTTGGCGGCCACTGGCCGGCCGGGTAGTGTTAGGGGGTTGTTGCATTGGAAAGCGCCTAGACTACAACGAGCCGAATTATCACTCAAAATACTGTTGATCATATAGGCTATTTGGGGGTCAAGCACTTGCTTGGGCTTGTTGCTATCTGGCTTGGTATTATCCTCCAAAACTTTGCCGCTGGAGTTGGTAACTTTTAAGGCATAAACTTGATTGCGATGTTGCCCGCCCTGAGGGAAGGTGCTGAAGGCGCTAACCATGTCAACCAGACGAACTTCGCCCGAGCCAAGAGCCAAACTCAAGCCGTAATCGCTGGCACTCCGGTTGAAAGTGTTTATACCCATGTCTCTGGCCGTACCAATCATTTCGTTTATACCACCAAGGTACAAGGCCTTTACGGCATCGATATTCAGAGAGCTGGCCAGAGCTTGCCGGACAGAGACTACTCCATAGGTATTGCCCGTATAGTTTCTGGGCGAATAGCCGCCGCCAAAGTCGGTTTTAACATCGTACAGAGTAGTACCGGCGCCATAGCTTTTCTTAAGTAAATTTGAATATACGATCGGTTTAATGCTCGAACCCGGCTGGCGCAGAGCCGTAGCAACATTGAATGAGCCAAAGTCTTGATTGTTATAATCGTAACTACCGACCATAGTTAAAACTTGGCCGTTACTTGGATCTTCCGAAACCAGCGCGGCATTACTACCACCAAAACCACGTACCCCTTTCATGTTATCAGTAATGGCTTGTTCAGATAATTTTTGCTTCTCAAGATCAAGCGTGGTGATTACCTTAAGGCCACCCTCGTTGACTTGTTTTACGCCATATTTAGTCTCGAGTTGCTCACGCACATACTGAACAAAATGGGGAGCAGTTACATTGGCATATGGATTGTACGGTTTAACTTGAGCCAATACATCGATTTGTTTGGCTTGCTCGGCTTGTTCGGGAGTGACATATTTTTGCTGAACCATCAGATCTAGAACGCGATTCTTTTTGGCAATCAGTTCGTCGGTGTTGTTGCCGCGCGGCGAATAATAAGATGGTGCTTGGGGTAGGCTGGCCAGCAGGGCGCACTGTGATAAGCTAAGATCTTTGGCCTCGATACCAAAGTATTGCTTTGAGGCCGCCTGAATTCCGTAAGCTGTCGAACCGTAAGGAATTTCATTGAGATATAGCTTAAGAATATCGTCCTTTTTGTATATTTGTTCTATTTCAATTGCCAGAATCAGCTCTTTGATCTTGCGGGCGTAGCTTCGCTCGCCGGTTAAGAGAGCATTTTTAACGTATTGCTGGGTTATGGTGCTGCCGCCACCTTTGCTGGGGTCGCGAAAAATAATACCGGAAAACGCCCGTACGATACCAAGTGGGCTAAACGCACCTTGTTTGTAGAAGTTCTTATCTTCTAGTGAGACTGTAGCGTCCTTAATACACTGGGGCATTTGGTTAAATTCAATTATGCTGCGATCCTTGTTGCCGTATATTTCAACTAGCAGTTGTTGGCCGGTGCGGTCGTATAGCTTGGTGGTTTGGGCGCCGGTTATGGAGTTGATCTTGTTGGGGCTAGGCAGATCTTTGGCAAACCAGGCAAATATGCCAGCTATCAATAGAAAGAAAGAAAGCGCGGCAATGCCGTAGATTTTGAGAGCCTTTTTACTCGAAGCAACAGCCCACATGTGCTTGGGGTTAAGCTTGGCCCAACCCTTGGCCTTGGGCACCGTGTTAGCCCGTACTTTGCGCACACTTCGTGTCACGGCAGTGTTAGTGCCACCACTACCATCTTTACCGCGAGGTATGCGCACCACGCGGCGGTTGCCGTTTAATCTGGTTTTCCGCTTAGCCATAAGAGTATTTGTTGAGAGTAATTATAGTATAAAAACGCTATATTTGCTACAATGTGACTCATGAGCAGACCTGATATCGATGATCTTTTAAGCCGAAACGTCGAAGAAATCATAGGCCGCGAAGAGCTCGAAAAAAAGCTCAAAAGTGGCAAGAAACTTCGTATTAAACTTGGTTTTGATCCAACTGGTTCGAGATTACACATTGGCCGGGGAGTAACTCTTTGGAAGCTACGCCAATTTCAGGATCTTGGCCACAAAATCACCTTTGTAATCGGTGATTTTACCGCTCAAATAGGCGATAGCTCCGACAAAGACGCTGAACGCCAGATGTTAACGCTCGAAGAGGTTAAGAAAAACTTCAAAGACTACCACGATCAGCTGTCTAAAATACTAGATATGAAAAAGGTCGAGCTGTTTCATAATGGTAGCTGGTTTAACCCCATGCATCTCGACAAGTTCTTTAAGTTAGCTAGCTTATTTACAATCCAACAGATGACTGAGCGCGACAACTTTGCCAAGCGCATAGAAGCCGGCAAACCAGTTGGGTTGCACGAAACCCTATACCCACTCTTTCAGGGCTATGATTCGGTCGAGATGAAAACAGATCTGGAAGTGGGCGGTTCGGATCAGCTGTTTAACATGCTCGCTGGGCGTACTGTTCAAAAGGCTCACGGCATGGAACCACAGGCTGTTATGACATTTTCTCTACTGGAAGGTACGGATGGGCGCAAGATGAGCACAAGTTGGGGCAACTGTATTTACATTACCGACGAACCGCTCGAGATGTACGGCAAAGTTATGACCATCCGCGATGAGCTGATTCCGGCTTACTTTAAGGCCGCTACAGATATGACACTAGATCAAATTGAACAGATCGAGAAAGATCTAGCCAATGGCGACAACCCGCGCGATACCAAGGCCAGCTTAGCTCGACACATTGTAGCTCGCTACCACGGCGAGGAGGCAGCTGTTAAGGCCGAAGAAGCCTGGAGCAAACAATTTCGTGAGGGCAAGCTGCCAGATGACATTCCTACTTTTAGCTTAAAGAAGAAAACAGAGCTAGTTAACCTAATCCACGAAGTTTTCGGTGTGTCCCTATCCGAAGCCAAGCGACTTGTCGGGCAGGGCGGGGTTAAATTTGGTGGTAAAAAGATGGCCGACCCTAGCTTTGAAGTTAATAAAGCCGGAATACTGCAAGTCGGCAAACGCCGCTACGCCGAGATAGTTAAGAAAAACTAGCTGTCATATTTATTTAGGAAGTCGATCAATTCTTCTTTTTCCCACCATCCGAATTCGTCTGGAATAGAATTCTTGGTAAAAGACACCACTTCGGTGATTTTGTTACCGTTGTTGCCCGGTACCGGCATCTCCTCTAGTTCAACAAAAGTGTAGGGGGTCCAGGCCCACTGATTAGTATCCTTGTAGACCTCCATTTCCAAGTGGGCAACTTTGAACTCTTTAACACTGACGCCCGATTGTTCAAGAACCACACGATGAATATAAGTTTCCAGATCTTCACCCCATCTGGGCAGATTGTGAATAAAATATAACAGGCCATCTGAATTATTTTGAGCTTTTTGTGGGACTTCGTGACCTGGAATCGCATATGGACGACGTAATGCGATGTACTTTCCTTGATATTTAGGAATGTTCTCAATGGAAATGTGCGTACCACCACTGACTTCTTTTGGGACGGGCGGTCCAAAGTTTGCCTCCTTATTGCTCCAGATGTACTC
It includes:
- a CDS encoding ATP-dependent Clp protease ATP-binding subunit, with the translated sequence MQDNFPSQFDRFTQNAKKSLENAGALALSMGSHYVGTEHLLLGILRTNTSLGARMLSDMGVSLDKIKLDTFSSVSSTTPQLIDLSETAKKTLALALRVAQQFNHPYAGTEHLLYALVSQKNSRANTILREISINPNDIRAEVENYLSSQTYQQEDGRPTATTGAKTNTKTPALDHFAIDLTQKARDDKLDPMIGRENQLERMISILNRRTKNNPVLIGEPGVGKTAIVEGLAKRIVDEQVPDMLLGKRIMMLDMASIIAGTKFRGEFEERLKKVIDEATSDETVVLFIDELHNVVGAGSAEGAIDAANILKPALARGEVQTIGATTLDEYRKYIEKDSALERRFQPVVVPEATLEETIAVLEGLRPRYEEFHQVKISDEAIKQAAELAKRYISDRFLPDKAIDLVDEASAQARIKRGTSTKKDKGLDGKLSDVMSKIDDAVYNQDFEYAAKLKAEASLLEQKINKATATLNKASVTVTAEDVAAVISQSTGIPITKLIKFETEALRKLEANLKANVIGQDEAVEAVAKAIRRSRTGIADANRPIGSFIFLGPTGVGKTELARVLAEELFHDKDAMIKVDMSEFMEKHNVSRLVGAPAGYVGYDEGGQLTEKVRRKPYSLILFDEIEKAHPDVFNMLLQILEDGQLTDAKGRKVDFRNTIIIMTSNVGAKQLHEEARIGFATDTIAEEKKLEKFHEHMQKTIKQELKKSFRPEFLNRIDHIVIFKALSKLDIRKIIDLQLNDLRARLESKEVSAKFSEPLKKLLLKEGYDAENGARPMRRAIQRLIEDRIATEMIEGFIKPGDTVALSAKGDEVELKVAAGV
- a CDS encoding NAD(P)H-dependent oxidoreductase; translated protein: MKILILSGSARPKSHTVALAKAVANEIKKQDGEVELIDLAELDLPPANPEFHKDPLKNPDPKVVELAKKANEADGFMLLSPVYHNSYSGKLKNALDNLAIAQFAGKPMAFGAQGGNRTTQPIDQLRIVARGLNAIGLPSQVCATEEDFEETDNGFELTNKKIKERVEGVAKRLVETTELFKGYN
- a CDS encoding VOC family protein, with product MRPTSIDHIAIYVSDLGKAKKFFQDLGLEVDGTYGDEVFFRIGKQKLAIFKGNNTDQTVNHIAISVGDFEETIAHLNKLGYKVYDSDMVDGPDGIHIQIVKR
- the radA gene encoding DNA repair protein RadA, with the translated sequence MAKPTSQFVCQNCGATYSKWSGKCMQCGAWDSLVEEAIAMPIGGSKTSAKPIKPTKLSAVGSQKQARFSTDLSEVDTVLGGGIVPGSLILLAGDPGIGKSTLVLQVAAHLSKNKSVLYVSGEESAGQIKMRADRIKGIKPNFDFVSSTDLDSVLASVQASDYDLVVLDSIQTMNTGLSASAAGTVSQITNAAAAIMNVGKSTNTSFVIIGHVTKEGNLAGPRLLEHLVDTVLYLEGEKYGAFKVLKSVKNRFGSTNEVGILEMTDSGLKAVGNPSQHLLQERSQAPGSAIFATMEGSRPLLVEVQALVSPSVFGYPKRSAVGIDLNRLSLLAAVATKRGGINLSTSDIYVNIVGGLRITEPAIDLAIILSIASASKNVIIDSKTVVFGEVGLSGEVRSVHMADRRISEAKKLGFSQAIVPPQIRSVGAHSAKSIVEAIKLISKK
- a CDS encoding TRAM domain-containing protein; its protein translation is MRPKNLALARPLCRRRSGLSEHTAPNRSSRRSSLSLKNNRKDCLPVIIFIAVALAVLLFAYLAVKLLQLKPQKLVLVIIGFVTGSLVGALFSVPLSRLPDPYGNVLPITVTALSALTFVFVFYSQHNNLSQLLPKFGKKQSPTEGDQTKAKSQILVDTSAIIDGRIADITKTGFVPGKLLVPRFVLAELQNIADSEDSMRRSRGRRGLEMLNMMRQNPSVELDIVEEDPKDVKEVDHKLVHLARRYGTDILTTDYNLNRVATIESVKVLNINELANSIRPVVLPGEEMLVKVVQPGKEKNQGVGYLPDGTMIVVENGDKLIGKEVKTEVTRIFQTVAGKMIFATPMSAKSQVKNGQSGQAPKPPKASSKNRPTNSHK
- a CDS encoding ABC transporter permease subunit — encoded protein: MQSSPKAARRHILISFVFIATILIILFILAQTGSINWPQFLYFFVSSAINVAIAYVIAAILALALALGITRSKILESLFLPILDVAQSFPTFALIPVLLVLFGRTRWVVITFLVVTIIWPIVFTLITAIKTERQDLADAATIYGAKGVSRFLHFRLPEIFPSFITGSIIGWGEAWEALIGAEIIVQIAGIGHYLNGLGASGNVLTLTLAITMYLFLIFIFNQVIWLPLLNYSSRYQND
- a CDS encoding ABC transporter ATP-binding protein, producing MTDQILIENISKTFTQNGVNNKILHNINLKVHPGEFVCIVGASGAGKSTLLKVLTGLEKPSSGTILGMPKAVGFVFQNFALFPWLDVASNIGFGLKMQGQKPQVIANIAHRQIDRMGLGGFANAHPKELSGGMRQRVGIARALAVSPEVLVLDEPFSSLDEITAKALRQDLLQIWRVEKPAKTIIMVTHLIEEAVELADTIVVMDHDPGRIKKIISNNLNRPRNLRSSEAYRIIDNVTNLI